The Bos javanicus breed banteng chromosome 18, ARS-OSU_banteng_1.0, whole genome shotgun sequence genome has a segment encoding these proteins:
- the ZNF304 gene encoding zinc finger protein 304 codes for MAAAALMTWAQGGVTFEDVFVYFSREEWELLEEAQRLLYRDVMLENFAHVAALGCWCEADNEEAPSEQIVCVEGVSEVRTPGSCPLIQKVHPCERSDPLLKDIFHRAEHQGSCPAQNLDTRDPCGRGFLLSENFHQHQKPHSGNDPVQGDADEASCVKSCAVYELGRPCTCRGKGMDMLDSSRLFQHQSTHSGLSPHRTAEFAESFAHKSSLSCHQGDSDELMFFSCTDDEKAFRNAFSLLDNQVTQAVEVQSFRCLPCGNLSNEKSTLIHHRKLHGGETSHVCRECGKAFINLSHLKTHQKFHTGKRQYTCSECGKAFSRKDTLVQHQRVHTGERSYDCTECGKAYSRSSHLVQHQRIHTGERPYKCSECGKAFSRKDTLVQHQRFHTGERPYECSECGKFFSQSSHLIEHWRIHTGARPYECIECGKFFSHNSSLIKHRRVHTGAKSYVCGKCGKAFGCKDTLVQHQIIHTGARPYECSECGKAFSRKDTLVQHRKIHTGERPYECNDCGKFFSHSSNLIVHQRIHTGAKPYECSECGKCFSHNSSLILHQRVHSGARPYVCSECGKAYISSSHLVQHKKVHTGARPYKCSECGKFFSRNSSLILHQRVHTGEKPYVCNECGKAYSRSSHLVRHQKAHPGEGPHECGSFGDPLAASLKLV; via the exons ATGGCGGCTGCGGCGCTAATGACCTGGGCTCAG GGTGGTGTGACCTTCGAGGATGTGTTCGTGTACTTCTCCCGGGAGGAGTGGGAGCTGCTGGAGGAAGCTCAGAGACTCCTGTACCGcgatgtgatgctggagaacttcGCACACGTGGCCGCCTTGG GTTGTTGGTGTGAAGCAGACAATGAGGAGGCCCCCTCCGAGCAGATTGTTTGTGTAGAAGGAGTGTCAGAGGTCAGGACTCCTGGGTCCTGTCCACTTATCCAGAAAGTCCATCCGTGTGAGAGAAGTGACCCGCTCTTAAAAGACATTTTCCACCGGGCTGAACACCAGGGTTCGTGCCCTGCACAGAACCTGGACACACGTGACCCCTGTGGGCGAGGATTCCTGTTGAGTGAAAACTTTCATCAGCACCAGAAACCACATAGTGGGAACGATCCCGTCCAGGGGGATGCTGATGAGGCCTCATGTGTGAAGAGCTGTGCTGTCTATGAGTTAGGGAGACCTTGTACTTGCAGGGGGAAAGGGATGGACATGCTGGATAGCTCTAGGCTTTTCCAGCACCAGAGCACTCACAGTGGACTGAGTCCACACCGAACAGCTGAGTTTGCGGAATCATTTGCACACAAGTCGAGTCTCAGTTGTCACCAGGGAGACAGCGATGAACTGATGTTTTTCAGTTGCACTGACGATGAGAAAGCCTTCAGGAACGCCTTCAGTCTCCTCGACAACCAGGTAACTCAGGCGGTTGAAGTGCAGTCCTTTAGGTGCCTACCTTGTGGAAATCTGTCCAACGAGAAATCCACTCTTATCCATCATAGAAAACTTCATGGTGGGGAAACATCACATGTGTGCAGGGAGTGTGGAAAGGCCTTCATTAACTTGTCTCACCTAAAAACTCACCAGAAATTTCACACTGGCAAAAGACAATATACATGCAGTGAATGTGGAAAGGCCTTCAGCCGCAAAGACACACTTGTGCAGCACCAgagagttcacactggagaaaggtCTTATGACTGCACTGAATGTGGAAAAGCCTACAGCAGAAGCTCCCACCTCGTTCAGCACCAGAGAATTCACACCGGAGAAAGGCCTTATAAATGCAGTGAATGTGGAAAGGCCTTTAGTCGTAAAGACACACTTGTGCAGCACCAGAGATTTCACACAGGGGAAAGGCCTTACGAGTGCAGTGAATGCGGAAAATTCTTTAGCCAAAGCTCTCACCTTATTGAGCACTGGAGAATTCACACCGGGGCGAGGCCTTACGAGTGTAttgaatgtggaaaattctttagccATAACTCCAGCCTCATTAAACATAGGAGAGTCCACACAGGAGCAAAGTCTTATGTGTGCGGCAAATGTGGGAAggcttttggctgcaaagacaCACTTGTTCAGCACCAGATAATTCACACTGGTGCACGGCCTTATGAGTGCAGCGAGTGTGGAAAGGCCTTTAGCCGTAAAGATACACTTGTACAGCACCGGAAAATCcacactggagaaaggccttatgAGTGCAATgactgtggaaagttctttagCCATAGCTCCAACCTCATTGTGCACcagagaattcacactggagCGAAGCCTTAtgaatgcagtgaatgtgggaaatgcTTTAGCCACAATTCTAGCCTCATTCTACACCAGAGAGTTCACAGTGGAGCGAGGCCTTATGTGTGTAGTGAATGCGGAAAAGCCTACATTAGTAGCTCCCACCTTGTTCAGCACAAGAAAGTTCACACTGGAGCGAGACCTTATAAGTGCAGTGAATGCGGGAAATTCTTTAGCCGCAACTCTAGCCTCATTCTACACCAgagagttcacactggagaaaagccttaCGTGTGCAATGAATGTGGGAAGGCCTATAGCAGAAGCTCCCATCTTGTTCGGCACCAGAAAGctcaccctggagaaggacctCATGAATGCGGCAGTTTTGGTGACCCTTTAGCTGCGTCTCTTAAACTTGTTTAA